In Parcubacteria group bacterium CG10_big_fil_rev_8_21_14_0_10_36_14, the sequence CCGGTTAAAGAAACTGCCGCTAAAAAAATCGCTAAATAGATAATTTTTTTCATATAATTAAGTTTTCTAGCATTAATTGTGAGTTAATATTTTGTCTTAAAAGTTTGCGCATCTTTATAATTCTGGCGAGAAGAACGCTAAGCTGACTAATTTTTCTCTTTTCTGAAATAGCTTTTAGGGTATTAATGCTGTTTTTATGTATAATCTCATCATTAAGATTGTACTTTAACAAAAAAACATCTCTTATTATCTCTGCCCACAACTCTATTCGTTCCAAAATTAAACGTTTACTATCTTCTTTATTCTTGAAAAGCGCGGATGATGTTTTGAGTCTGCCTGACATACTACCACAAAAAAGATTATAAAACTCTTCGACTGAGTCTTTCTGGCATTGCACCCAATTTTGTGCCATCATTGTTATAGCTCTACCGGGCCTACCGCAAGAAGCGTCGGCGCATTCTTTTGCATTTTGCCCCTTATCTTTCATAAATTCTCTAATTTCTTTCTTTGGAACAAGTTTAAACTGTAAAATCACGGAACGAGAGACAATGGTTGGCAAAAGTTTTCCTACTTCTGAAGTTAAAATTAAAATCAGTGTATTTTTTGATGGTTCTTCAAGCGTTTTTAGTAACGCATTAGCAGATGCGTTATTTAGAAGCTCGGCATGATTGATTATAAGGATTTTGTATCCGCCGGAAAAGGCGCTTAGGCTAAGACGGGATATAATCCTATCTACTTCTTCTTTTTGAATATTATTTTCACCAGGCTTGGCTTCCATAAAGTCCGGATGAAGATAGAGCCGTTCTCGCTCTGTATTTAATAATTTTGAAGCAAGCCAATAAGCCGTTGTTTTCTTCCCAATGTTTTTTGGACCGCAAAAAATATAGCTATGGGCTAGCATCTTATTTTCCGTCACTTTTTCTAAAAAAGACGTTATATTTCTATTGCCCACAATGTCCATAAAATATATAAATATTGTAGCATGATATATTATATAAAAAAAGAGCCGGCTGGGGCTCTATCTTGCATAGCACTCAAAAAGCAAATTGAGCAAATCGTTCACCTCTATATCTCTTTTTGCCGACTCCTCTAAATATGCCTCCACATTCTTGTAGTCTAATAAAATCACATAGAATTAAAATTGCTCCATAAATTGCCTCTTGTTTTTCTTTATTTAAGTCATAAAAAGCATTGAGCCAATTTTGCATTTTTTGCCCTGCCAAAAAAACTTCTAGTTCTTGCCTGTCAAAATATGCGCCAAGGAACAATATTTCGTTATTCAACCGTTCATAAATATTAGGGCAACCATTAAGCTCATTGAAACAAGTAATATCGTCTGCCTCTATCATACCCAAAATATTATCTTCGGTTAACAGCACAAAAGCAAGTAATTCCTTCTTGTCTGCTCGCATCAACTCTTTTATTAAGCTTTCTGCGATTCTTAGCGTTGATGTCTCCTTGATTTTGTTCATAATTTAGCATATTATCTTAATATATACAAACTTTTATCTATGATTTTAGCAATAGACGCTTCGCGCGCAAATAAATACGAAAAAACAGGGGTAGAGTGGTACTCCTATTTTTTAATACAAGAATTCAAAAAAATAATTCCTGTGAAAACAAAAGTTATTTTATATTCCCTCTCTTCTTTACGTGAAGATTTATTACCCCTACCACAAAATTGGGAATCGCGGGTTTTGCGTTGGCCGTTTCCTTTTTGGACACTGAAACGTCTATCTTTGGAAATGTTATTCCATAAACCAGACATTCTTTTTGTTCCATCACATATTATCCCTTTTTTTTCGCCAAAAAATACTTTCACAACAATACATGATATTGGTTTTAAACGTTTTCCGGAATGTTATAGAACTTTGCAGAAAAAAATATTAGAGTTTGGAATAAAACGAGCAAAAAAAGCAAAAAAAATTTTTGCTCCGTCAGAATTTACAAAAAAAGAATTAGTTGATATCTGCAAAATACCAGAAAATAAAATTATAGTTACTCATCTGGGTTATAATGATGTTTACAAAAAAACAGAAAATAATGAGCCTTCAATTAAAAAACCATATTTGTTCTATATCGGCCGATTGGAAAAGAAAAAAAATATTGAAAATATAATTAAAGCATTTAAGCTTTTTAGCAAAGATAATCCGGACTATACATTAATATTAGCAGGAAATAAAAATCCCAAATTTAATATTCCAAAGTCTACACCCAAAATTCAAACATTGGGCTGGGTTTCTAATGAAAATGCCACAGCACTTATGGCTAATGCAGAAATATTTTTATATCCATCCTTATACGAAGGTTTCGGTATCCCTATTTTGGAAGCATTTGCCTGCGGAACACCAGTTATTACTTCAGACCGCGCGTCAATGCCTGAAATTGCCGGAGATGCCGCGCTTTTGGTAAATCCTGATAGTCCGGAAGAAATAAAAAATACGATTCTCAAAATCATAAATAATTATGCGTTAAAGAAAAGTTTGATAGAAAAAGGATATAATCAATGCAAAAAGTTTAATTGGCAAAAATGCGCGGAGAAAACATTAAATGAAATATTAAAATAAGAGCTCGTTGAGCTCTTATTTTATTGGCGACGTAGAGCAGGTGAAGTAAAAAAGTAATCTTTTTACTTCTGAGCCAAGCCTGCCTGCCGGCAGGAAGCCACGAAGGGTATAATACCTCTTATTTTTGCCAAAGAACTTGACTTGAACCTTTATTGTCCAATGTATAAATTTTTTTTACTTCGTCAGCTTTGAAAACAAGCTGACGATTATCTTCTGCAATGAAACTTAGGCATCCATCTTCTTTCAACTCCAATTTCGTTTTACTTTCGAACACCAGTATCAGCAATTCACCCATAATGGAAAGATGTTCTATAAGCGTCAGGTTGCCGATAAGTCGCGCACCCAGAGCTCTGGCCACTTCTTTCGCGTCAACTTTTGGCGCCGGTATAGAAGTATCCACTATCCTCATAGCTCTTTTTCCGGAATGTCGAACTCTCATATTTTTTTGTCTTGGCGCGTAAGGCACGCCTGGCGTACCAAACTTCAAGGCTATAAATAACCCTCTATTTTTGTGTAAAAAGAGCTCTGCAACGATTTTTTCCATTGTTTTTCCTTCCTTTCTTCGTCTGCGCTTCGCTTGACTGCGAAGGACGGGCTTTTTTACCGCGTTGCAAGAATTGAACGTTTGTATGACTCCAGATTATCCAAGGCTATTCCAGTACCTTTTACAACGCAATAAAGTGGTTCGTCCGCAACATAAGTCGGTACACCCGTTGCTTCAGAAATCAGAGTATCCAAATTACGTAATTGACTGGAACCGCCGGAAAGCATTATGCCTTTATCCATAACATCGGCAGAGAGTTCTGGTGGAGTTTCATACAAAACACGTTTTACAGTTTCTATAATGCCTCGCAATTCTTCTTGTACCGCTTCTGTAGTATCGTCTGATGTCGCTTCAATTATTCTTGGCAAGCCATTGGCCATATCTCGCCCACGTATCTCCATTACCAATTTTTCTTCCAAATACATTGCCGAACCAATATTAATTTTTATCTCTTCCGCGGTCCTTTCACCAATAGCTAGATTATACTTTTTCTTTATAAATTCTGCGATAGAATTATCAAATCTGTTTCCGCCAATCCTCTCTGATGCAGAAGTCACAATTCCACCTAAAGAAATTACTGCAGCCTCTGTTGTACCTCCGCCAATATCAACTATCATATGCCCCGAAGCGCTTCCAATTGGGATATCCGCGCCAATGGCAGCAACAATCGGCTCTTTAATAATGTATGCAGACCTTGCGCCAGCAGAAACAGCCGCATCTATAACTGCGCGCCTCTCAGTTGATGTAATCCCGCCCGGAACAGCAATCATAACTTCCGGCCTAAAAAGGCGGAAACTCCCAAGGGCTTTATTTATAAAATAACGTAGCATTGCTTCTGTAGTTTTGTAGTCAGCGATGACACCGTCTTTTAGGGGGCGCTTGGCAACAATCGTATCCGGCGTTCTGCCAAGCATATCTTTTGCTTCGCTCCCAACAGCTAATATTTTTTTATCTACTTGAGAGATAGCAACAACAGAGGGCTCATTTATAATAATCCCTCGTTTATGCACATGAACCAAAACATTGGTTGTGCCAAGATCAATTGCTATTTTTTTGACTAACATAATTTATTCTATTTTACCCTCCTCTCTTCTTTCTGTCAATTTATTCTTGAATACTTTTTGTATTCAAAAAGAGCCACTCTGGCTCTTCTGTGTTATCTACTTGCCTTATATTTCCAAAAATATTTTATCGCGCTTTTTATATGGGCGCGTGTCGCCGGATTAAATAGGCTCTTCAAAAGACCCGTATCGGCTGACTCCCTACGATGTAAATGATACATCTTAGAACTTGGTAAATACATTACTTTGTAACCCTTATCTTTTAGTCTGTGCGCTAAATCAGTATCCTCAAAATATAAAAAATACTGGTCATCAAAAAAGCCAACTTCAAAAAGAGCGCTTTTTCTAGCAATCAATGCTCCGCCCAAAAGCCAATCAACCGGACGAGCATCATTGTGGTTGTAATCTTTCATAAGATATTTATCCACTTCTCGTTTACCCCATTTTGTCTCACCCAAAAATGTCCTGCGTAGAATGGGAGTATAGGGGCGCGGAAAACGATAACAAGAATATTGCAAACTGCCGTCAGCATTTATAAGTTTCGGTCCAGCCATCCCAATATCTGTATGATTGTCCATATAATTTATTGCTGTTTCCAATGAGTTTTGTATGATGAATATGTCTGCATTAAATACAGCTACAAAACTTCCGCTAGCGTTTTTTAAACCAAGGTTGGCTCCACCGGCATAACCTAAATTTTTCTTTGACTTAATAAGTTTTACTTGACGAAATTCTTCCAAAAGCATCTCTGCGCTTCCATCAGTTGAATTATTGTCTACGACAATAATTTCAAAATCTATGGCTGGGGAAATTAGAAAAAAATGCTTTAACGACTGTTTAAGTAATTGTCTTGTATTGTAATTAATATAGATTATGGATAGAGTCATACAATATAAATATTATTCAAACCACTTTCTTATCTCTTTGGCGTCAATTTTAGTATTTTTTAAATATTTTCTTTTTTTCAATATTTTAGGCATCCCGAAAAAAGCCAGAAAATAAGCTCCAAGAATTTTCCTGTCAAACATAAGATTATACAAAAATTTACCAATCTCTCTTGTCGCTATAAATGGAGAATGGATAAGTTCGTTACTCAAAAAATCATTTTTCCAAAGTGTCCAAAAATGGTTACGCGCTGAAAGAAGTTTTATAAAGCGAGGTTTTAATTTGTGATCTTGTATTTTTTTTATTAATGATACTTTTTCGTCACCTCTTACTTTTCTATAATGATATGCGACTGCGCTTGGCTCAATTTTTATATCCCATCCCATGTTGCGCAAACGCCAGCATAAATCCACATCTTCCTTATAAGCAAAAAAATCTTCATCAAAATACTCCTTACCTTCTTTAATTGTGAATAAAGAATTTGGTCGAATACACATAAAAGCTCCACTAACAGCAAAAACGCTTTTCAAATTTACGTCGTGCCCGTCTTCCTTACCAGAACAAGAATCGATTATATTTCTTGATTTACTACATTTGATACCCAGGGAATCTATAATATTTGATTTTGATTTATTAGACAAATTATCTACCTCTTCATCAAAAATACGTAAAAGTTTTGGACCCATTATCGCAGTTTTCTTTTCCTTATATATTGATGCAATAAGTTTTTCCAGACAGTTTTCTTTTAGCACAATGTCGGGATTACAAACAACAATAAATCTATCATCAAGAGTTTTTCCATCCCAAAATTTTAAAGCCATATCAATGCCTTTGTTATGAGCGCGGCTAAATCCCAAATTGGAGCTGTTTTTTATCAGCGTAATATTTGGATGTTGCGCTATAATACTCAGTGTTTTATCCGAAGAAGCATTATCAACTATAATAATATGAAAGCCTAAAAATGTTTGGGCCTCCAATGAAATAAGCAAATCATCAATATATTCTGCGCTATTCCATGTTACGATATTAATTGTTGCGTGAAAATATCTCTGTTCCATAATTATTATATGTTTTATGATTTTGGCGTTACCCAAAAATCAAGACGTTTGCCGAGCATTGCTCTTGTTTGAGCGTCAATTGCAGGTAATGCGCCAAAAATAATTATAGTCACAGGCATAAGAATCCACTGAAAAACCATTGTAATATACGCGGTTTTTTTTGTTTCCGGCGGTTTTGGCGGAAGTAAAAAGAAAGATAACAACGCTGAGATAAAAATTCCAAGCATTGCCAATTGCATTATCCGTTCTAAGATATATGGTGAATTTTGCACAAAAACAAGTTTTTTTACACTTTCTCCGGCAACCCATAAAGGCAAACGGCCTAAAACAAAAATTAAAATCGGAGCTGTTGCCCAAGAAAACATTCCTTCCAACATATTAAACAGGTGCTTCGCTCGTTTTTTTAGCGGAGTTAACTTATCACCAGCGAAATACTTAAACATATATGGAACATTCTCAACTCCCCATGCCCAACGCCTCTGTTGTTTATACAAATTTTTTAAACTTTGCCAATAACTTTTTATCATTACCGTATTCATATAAACGGGAATATGCAAGGGTTCCACCTGATAATCGCCATGATAATGAATTAAACATTGTAAAAAAATTCTCGAATCTTCGGAAACAACATTTTTGTCCCAAAATCCTACGTCCACAAGTGCCTTGAATGGCATACTGTGCGAGGAAAACGTAACAACTCGCTCCGGATGAGCAAGCTCATTCAAAAGCCAAAAAGTCGTACCAAAAGCAACAACACGCACAATGGTACTGGAAGTCCAAATATTATTAGCATAAACAACGATCGGCTGATAAGAACGTCTGGTTTGTTTTGGATTTGTTATATATTTATATGCTAAGTAAGCAAAGTATTCCGGATGAACAACAGTATCAATATCAAACGCGGAAACAATAACCTTTTCATATTCAAAGCCTATGGCATCGATTATCTCTTTTACCTTATGTCCAGAATAATGAAGATTAGATCCTTTTCCAGGCATTTCTTCTGGTAAATTTTTGGGGTGGACTGTTATAATAAATTTATAAAAAATTTCTCCAAATTCCTCTTTTATTTTGTCGGCAATAATAGTAAAATTTTCTATATCCCGCTCTTCTCCAGCTAAAACAATAATCATTTTGTCTTTTGAATAATTGGAGTTTTTGAGATACCGAAAAGATTCTCTTACAATATCATAAGGTTCTTTATATGTAGGTAAAAATATTAAATGATAATAACTTTCATAGTTTGCCAGCTCTTTAGTTTTTGTCATCCAGTCTTGTTTTACTGTTTTTCTGCATCTTCTCCAAGAAAAAATAAGATAAAAAGAAAAATAAACAATCCTGAAAAGCCACAAAAGATCATATATAATAATGAAAACAATAACCCACAGTGGCAAAATAAAAGAAAGCACAAATAAGCCAATAAGCGCAGTCCAAACCATTATTCCCGACAACATCTCAAAAAAACGATATTTTTTATCTGTAATTTCCATAAATTGAATATCTATATTGTATCACTTTTATAGCATCTTTTAATGATAAAATCAAGACATCTCTCTTATAATTAAAATTATCAGCTAGATTGCTGATAATTTTAATTATCTAAATTATTGATGAAAACGGCTTTACCTTTTTATTTTTTCTTCTTGTTGCCTGCCCTTTTTGCCAAGGTAGCGATAAGTTTTCCTGCTTCTTCACGTCCGCCCAAACCAAAGGAGATTCCACCCGCGATTGCTATCATTGCAACAATGCCTATAAACAAAATCTGGATAAGCGACGCAGCGACATTAAGTTGTATTAGAGCGGCCATTACAGAGAAAATAATAATTGCATATTGCGCTAATCCGCCCAATAATTTTCCGTTTTTCATTTTTCCTGCAGCGACTACTTTTATGATTGTTTCGCCAATAAATCCGCCGAGAATAATACCAATAAGCGAGATCGCAACTGCAACGGCTACGTTTGGCAAATAAAGAAGAACCTGATTTAGGAAAGAAACAATTTCGGACCAGCCCATGATATCCACTGCTGTAACAAAAAATACCAAAATCAAAAACCATTTTACAATCCAAGCAAAAATATCACTCACGACAATCTTGATTCCGGCATGCTCGAACGTTTGTTCTATCTTTAATCGTTCTACTAATTTATCAATGCGTAAAAATTTTATTATTCGTCTTGTTATGCTTGCGGCTCCTGTCGCAATAAGCACACCCAAAACAAAAATTACTAATGCGCCAAAAAGTTTTGGCAAAAAATCAATCATCGAAACCCAAAGAGTTTGAAAAGATGAAGATAATATTGTTGTCCATGAAAAACCGGACATAGCGCCTCCTTTCATTTAATTTTTTATATAAATAATTATAACATAAAAATAAAAAAGGCGCATTTTATTAATACGTCTTGTCCCTTGTCACAAGATATAAAATTTATCTTTAAAAAAACCGGGTTTACTTTTCAAGTTACATTTGGAGGATACTTATAATATACCTTCGCGGTTGAGCTTGCTTTTATTTTTTTTAATTTATCCATATTTTTATCAATCTGCTTTTTCACAGGATCTCCGCTGTCTTTTATGCCTAAAACTGGCGTATTGAACAAAAAATTAAATGAGTTTGCCAGCGTCACACCTGCTCTGCTTCCTGAGAAGCTCCCTGGTCCTTCAATCGCTAATATTGCCGATATTCCTTCTTTTTTAATTTTTGATTTCTTAAAAAATGTTTTTAATTTTTCTATGATATTTTCTTGCTTGGGGATAAATTTTTCTGAAAATAAAAAATCTCCCCGTGCGTTAAAAATAATAAAGGAAGGGAAGTCTTTGTTTACTGTGTTTAGAAATAGGTAGTTTTTTTCCATATATTTAGAAAAGCGTGCTCACTTCCCTGTCATTTACAAATTCTTCTAACTCATCAATAGCAATAATTTTTTTGCTTTCTATAATAGAAAATAAAAATTTGTCTGTTAATGATTTTCTGTGCTTATATTCTTCAATTGAAAGCACTGTATATGCAATGCTTTTATTAATTTCTTTTTCAAATTTGGAGATGAGCTTCGCCAAGGCGTCACGGTTTATTTTTCCGACAAGCAGTAGATCGGTTGGTGCCTCTGTACCCAAAAGAGCGCCCGTTAATATACAAAGTTTTATATCACCAAGTTCCTTTAAGCAGTCTACGAGCTTTTTCTCTGCCAAAAGTTCTGCTTTTTTTATAAGAGAAGAAACTTCATTGAATAGGATAAAATTTTGGTTCAGTCGATAAAATATTTTTTTACTATCGCTTGTTTCCGCTTTTTCTATAATTCCCAGCTCTTCAAGATTTTGGACCTCTCTTCTTATTGCGTTTAATTGCGTATTACCAAGACGCGCCATCTCGCGAACAAAAAACTCCTTCTCTGGACTATTAAAAAATAATTTCAATAAATTAAAACGACTCTTTGAACCAAAAAGTTGTTCAAGCCCGCTAAAGCTTTTTTTACCCCCTTCTTTGCTTCCGGTTTTCTTTCGTAGCATATATTTTTATTTT encodes:
- a CDS encoding rod shape-determining protein — translated: MLVKKIAIDLGTTNVLVHVHKRGIIINEPSVVAISQVDKKILAVGSEAKDMLGRTPDTIVAKRPLKDGVIADYKTTEAMLRYFINKALGSFRLFRPEVMIAVPGGITSTERRAVIDAAVSAGARSAYIIKEPIVAAIGADIPIGSASGHMIVDIGGGTTEAAVISLGGIVTSASERIGGNRFDNSIAEFIKKKYNLAIGERTAEEIKINIGSAMYLEEKLVMEIRGRDMANGLPRIIEATSDDTTEAVQEELRGIIETVKRVLYETPPELSADVMDKGIMLSGGSSQLRNLDTLISEATGVPTYVADEPLYCVVKGTGIALDNLESYKRSILATR